The following are from one region of the Juglans regia cultivar Chandler chromosome 10, Walnut 2.0, whole genome shotgun sequence genome:
- the LOC109011642 gene encoding lysM domain receptor-like kinase 3: MTPKFGCFVFFLVSIFCAVAESKCSNECDLALASYYVSEGSNLTYIATLLQSSLNIDPDTIVSYNKQKISSKDSIQKDITINVPFPCHCVEDSFLGYVFNYSLQPKDTYDKVAQQWYANLTTTETLMNFNSYSPNRIPDVGTLSIPVNCSCGNRSVSKEFGLFSTYPLRPGDTLELVTAETGLNSSYTTLLQNYNPGVNFSQGSGVVYIPGKDRNGTYPPLPSSSSGLAVGVIAGAAIGGVAGVVLFAACIYLGCYRNKMEGAKSLLAPSEDLSEHGHGSTLNKDKDSTSAAGGPGSGLTGVTVDKSVEFAYEELVTATDNFSLAKKIGQGGFGAVYYAELKGEKAAIKKMGMQASREFLAELKVLTRVHHLNLVRLIGFCIEESLFLVYEYIENGNLSQHLRGSSGRDPLSWATRVQIALDSARGLEYIHEHTVPVYIHRDIKSANILIDKNFHGKVADFGLTKLTEGNTSLSTHGLMGTFGYMPPEYAQYGEVSPKVDVFAFGVVLYELISAKEAVMRPNSSTVESKGLVALFEDVLNQPDSMEDLRKLVDPRLGDDYPLDSVLKMAMLAKACTQELPQLRPSMRTIVVALMTLSSTTEDWDVRAFYENKSLVNLMSGR; the protein is encoded by the exons ATGACACCCAAGTTCGggtgttttgtatttttcttggtctCAATCTTTTGTGCCGTTGCCGAATCCAAATGTAGTAACGAATGTGATCTAGCTTTAGCTTCGTACTACGTCTCTGAGGGGTCAAATCTCACGTACATAGCTACACTTTTGCAATCTAGTCTTAATATTGACCCCGACACTATTGTGAGCTACAATAAGCAAAAGATCTCCAGCAAAGACAGCATCCAAAAGGATATAACAATCAATGTTCCGTTCCCATGTCACTGTGTTGAAGACTCGTTTCTGGGTTACGTGTTTAACTACTCGCTTCAACCCAAGGACACCTACGACAAGGTGGCACAGCAATGGTATGCGAACCTGACAACAACCGAGACGTTGATGAACTTTAATTCCTATAGCCCCAACAGGATACCGGACGTTGGGACGTTGAGCATACCAGTGAACTGTTCATGTGGTAACAGATCGGTTTCGAAGGAATTCGGGCTGTTTTCTACTTACCCGCTTCGGCCGGGTGACACACTGGAATTGGTTACGGCGGAGACGGGTCTTAATTCAAGTTACACAACCTTGCTGCAGAATTACAACCCTGGTGTGAATTTCAGCCAAGGGAGTGGCGTGGTGTATATCCCAGGCAAAG ATCGAAATGGTACTTACCCACCTCTGCCATCAAG CTCAAGTG GATTAGCAGTCGGAGTTATTGCTGGTGCAGCTATTGGAGGAGTAGCTGGTGTGGTGTTATTTGCCGCTTGTATATATCTTGGATGTTACCGAAATAAGATGGAGGGGGCAAAGTCGCTTTTGGCACCATCTGAGGATCTATCTGAGCATG GCCATGGAAGTACCTTAAACAAGGATAAGGATTCAACTAGTGCTGCTGGTGGTCCAGGTTCAGGTCTTACAGGCGTAACTGTGGACAAATCAGTAGAGTTCGCATATGAAGAACTTGTTACGGCTACTGATAACTTCAGTTTGGCTAAGAAGATTGGTCAAGGTGGCTTTGGGGCTGTTTATTATGCAGAGCTGAAAGGCGAG AAAGCTGCAATCAAGAAGATGGGCATGCAAGCATCCAGAGAATTTCTTGCTGAATTAAAAGTTTTAACGCGTGTTCATCACTTGAACCTG GTGCGCTTGATTGGATTTTGCATTGAGGAGTCTCTTTTCCTGGTCTATGAATATATTGAGAATGGCAACTTAAGCCAGCATTTGCGTGGTTCATCAG GGAGGGACCCATTGTCATGGGCTACTAGGGTGCAAATTGCCCTTGATTCAGCCAGAGGTCTTGAATATATCCACGAGCATACTGTTCCTGTCTATATTCATCGTGATATTAAATCAGCGAATATATTGATAGACAAGAACTTCCATGGAAAG GTTGCAGATTTTGGATTAACTAAACTTACTGAAGGAAACACATCACTCTCCACCCATGGTCTTATGGGAACATTTGGATACATGCCACCTGA ATATGCTCAGTATGGAGAAGTTTCTCCCAAAGTAGATGTATTTGCTTTTGGGGTTGTCCTTTATGAACTTATTTCTGCGAAGGAAGCTGTGATGAGGCCAAACAGCTCCACAGTTGAATCTAAGGGCCTCGTCGCATTA TTTGAGGATGTTCTTAATCAGCCCGATTCTATGGAAGACCTGCGCAAACTAGTTGACCCTCGGCTTGGAGATGACTACCCACTTGACTCAGTCCTGAAG ATGGCTATGCTTGCGAAAGCATGTACACAAGAGTTACCGCAACTACGTCCAAGTATGAGAACTATTGTGGTTGCCTTGATGACGCTTTCATCGACAACCGAGGATTGGGATGTCCGCGCCttctatgaaaataaaagtcttGTCAATCTCATGTCGGGTAGGTAG